A stretch of DNA from Erwinia aphidicola:
CTGGGCAGAATGGTGCGGTCCTTGTAAGATGATCGCCCCTATTCTCGATGAAGTGGCTGCCGAATATGAAGGCAAGCTGAAAATCGCTAAGTTGAACATTGATGAGAACCCAGCAACGGCGCCTAAGTACGGCATCCGTGGTATCCCAACCCTGCTGCTGTTCAAAAATGGCGAAGTGGCTGCGACCAAAGTCGGCGCACTCTCTAAAGGCCAGCTCAAAGAGTTCCTGAACGCGAACCTGGGCTAATCATGCCTTGCCGGCGTTTTGCGGTTTGATTTTTCATCTATCCGCTAGACGCCCGGCATTAAGCGTGCTAAGTTAAATCCACTGCACGACGAACTTACCTTGTAGTTTGCACCTTATAGAATGACTCCTTGTTGAACGCTGTATTCATCAGAATCTTACAGACATTCAGCAATCTGACGGTTAGTATCTACTGAATTTCCGGCTTCTTGTCCTCACCGTCTCCTCGTTTCAGATCTGCGTTTTCCTGCACGTGATCATCGAGCGGACTTCGGAACCAAGAGCCAATTAAACAGGCATGGATCTTTCGCCATACCATTTACGACAAACAATTCAAGTTTTACCCCGAGTTTAAGAACCCACCATTATGAATCTTACCGAATTAAAAAATACGCCGGTTTCAGACCTGATTACCCTCGGCGAAAATATGGGGCTGGAAAACCTGGCGCGCTTGCGCAAACAGGACATCATTTTCGCCATCCTCAAGCAGCATGCTAAAAGTGGCGAAGACATCTTCGGCGATGGCGTACTCGAGATATTGCAGGATGGATTTGGTTTCCTCCGCTCTGGAGACAGTTCCTACCTCGCCGGTCCCGATGATATCTACGTTTCCCCTAGTCAAATCCGCCGCTTTAACCTCCGCACTGGTGACTCCATCTCTGGCAAGATCCGTCCGCCAAAAGAGGGTGAGCGTTACTTTGCGCTGCTGAAAGTTAACGAAGTTAACTACGACAAACCGGAAAATGCCCGTAACAAAATCCTGTTTGAGAACTTAACGCCGCTGCATGCTAACTCACGTCTGCGCATGGAGCGTGGTAACGGCTCCACCGAAGATTTGACCGCTCGCGTACTGGATCTGGCTTCGCCGATCGGTCGTGGCCAGCGTGGTCTGATTGTGGCACCGCCGAAAGCCGGTAAAACCATGCTGCTGCAGAACATTGCGCAGAGCATCGCCTACAACCATCCAGACTGCGTGCTGATGGTGCTGCTGATTGACGAACGTCCGGAAGAAGTTACCGAGATGCAGCGTCTGGTTAAAGGTGAAGTGATCGCTTCTACCTTTGACGAACCGGCATCACGCCACGTTCAGGTTGCTGAGATGGTGATCGAGAAGGCCAAGCGCCTGGTCGAACACAAAAAAGACGTGATCATCCTGCTCGACTCCATTACCCGTCTGGCGCGTGCCTATAACACCGTGGTTCCTGCTTCTGGCAAGGTACTGACCGGTGGTGTGGATGCCAACGCCCTGCATCGTCCGAAGCGTTTCTTCGGTGCTGCGCGTAACGTGGAAGAGGGTGGAAGCCTGACCATCATCGCCACCGCACTGGTTGATACCGGTTCGAAGATGGATGAAGTGATCTACGAAGAATTTAAAGGTACCGGCAACATGGAACTGCATCTGGCGCGTAAAATCGCTGAGAAGCGCGTGTTCCCTGCTATCGATTACAACCGTTCAGGTACCCGTAAAGAAGAGTTGCTGACCACGTCAGAAGAGCTGCAGAAAATGTGGATCCTGCGCAAGATTATTCACCCAATGGGCGAAATCGACGCAATGGAGTTCCTCATCAACAAGCTGGCGATGACGAAAACCAACGATGAATTCTTCGATATGATGAAGCGTTCATAACTGGCTGGTTGCCGGGGGCTAAACGGTCGAATTGCCGTTTTACAACACTACCCCCGTCAATAAACAGATGAAAACTCGGGTAACGCCACGCATAGTCGTGGCGTTTTTTGTTTTTGGCCTATAGGCTATTCTGATTATGGAGAATTAGACCTAATGTGCGGTACAGGGCGAAGTTATATGGTGCATTGATGATGCGCGCCCTGGTGAATAAAATCAGAATTATACGGGTGCTAATGGCATGAAAATTGCTTATAACACTGCGCAATTCTTATCAGAGAGCTGGTTAATGTGAATTTACTCAATACGAGTACGGAGCTTGCCCTAACTTTTTTATTTTCATTGGCATTTCTTTTTTTCGCGCGTAAAGCCGCTATTAAAGTTGGTCTGGTGGATAAACCCAACTACCGCAAACGACATCAGGGCGCGATTCCGCTGGTTGGTGGCATCTCCGTGTTTGCTGGCAGCTGTTTCGCTTTTGCATTGACGAATTTCTATGTGCCTAACGTCCTGCTGTATCTCAGCTGTGCCGGCTGTCTGGTATTCGTCGGCGCGCTCGAT
This window harbors:
- the trxA gene encoding thioredoxin TrxA is translated as MSDKITHVTDDSFDADVLKAEDLVLVDFWAEWCGPCKMIAPILDEVAAEYEGKLKIAKLNIDENPATAPKYGIRGIPTLLLFKNGEVAATKVGALSKGQLKEFLNANLG
- the rho gene encoding transcription termination factor Rho; its protein translation is MNLTELKNTPVSDLITLGENMGLENLARLRKQDIIFAILKQHAKSGEDIFGDGVLEILQDGFGFLRSGDSSYLAGPDDIYVSPSQIRRFNLRTGDSISGKIRPPKEGERYFALLKVNEVNYDKPENARNKILFENLTPLHANSRLRMERGNGSTEDLTARVLDLASPIGRGQRGLIVAPPKAGKTMLLQNIAQSIAYNHPDCVLMVLLIDERPEEVTEMQRLVKGEVIASTFDEPASRHVQVAEMVIEKAKRLVEHKKDVIILLDSITRLARAYNTVVPASGKVLTGGVDANALHRPKRFFGAARNVEEGGSLTIIATALVDTGSKMDEVIYEEFKGTGNMELHLARKIAEKRVFPAIDYNRSGTRKEELLTTSEELQKMWILRKIIHPMGEIDAMEFLINKLAMTKTNDEFFDMMKRS